The Vespa velutina chromosome 2, iVesVel2.1, whole genome shotgun sequence sequence ACTTGgttcttttatttgtatctATGCCGGACGGCTATTGACTGAACAGGTGAACAAGTTgagatgaaatttttctcaatgaatcatctatgaaattaatatattatcattgatattttgttTCCATGGCACGCAGGGTGCAAACGAAGGTGGAAAAAATTATGGAGATGAGTATCTTGCAGAATTAGATTACGTTGAAGTTGTGGAAGGTATGAAAGAAGGTTACGAAGGTGATGTTTTTGATCCAGAAATATCCATAACTCCTgcagaagataagaaaaaagaaaatgttgcaAGCGACGAAGAGTATAATACCAAGAACAATACAAATGATTCTGATGAAGATTTCAACATCAGTAAATACGTAAATTTTTCAGTAGACTCAAATGAACCTTCTATCAggtacattaaaaaatatcacgaGAATATACTAACTATGATTTCATAAGTGAAATATATCTTATCCTATTACTCTATATCCTATTTATTGTCGTtgtaacaattaaattttacatttacagTTATGTGTAATTTCAGGAAGCGTCTTAGGAAACGTAAAAGAGGCGAAACTAATCAAGATGGCTCGGAGGAGAACAGCGAAGATGGAAGTACTACAAAAAGTTTAGAAAATCTTGCTACAAAATCTTCTACGCTTGAAAATCGTTCAACGGATCAAGATACAGTTATAATAagcgacgaagaagaaaatcgaagTAGTAGACGCGAACCAAGTAGATTTGACCCATCGGTAGAGCCTATGCAATTAGATAGACCAAAGTTTAAATCTGTAAGGGATTTTTATGGAGAGGATGAGGCTGTTTACATTATGGATGCCAAAACAACCGGAAATATAGGCCGTTacttaaatgtaaatatttacaaattctcTTTAGAGTTCTCATTGTCATAGATTAACCATTACACCATTTCTTTCCAGCATTCTTGTGACCCAAACGTTTTTGTCCAAAACGTATTTGTAGATACGCACGATGTACGTTTTCCCTGGGTGGCATTTTTTGCTTTAAATTACATTAGAGCAGGTCAAGAATTAACATGGAATTATAGTTATGACGTAGGTAGCATACCAGGTaaagtaattatttgtaaatgcGGCGCATCAAATTGCAGAGGACGACTTCTCTAAGGTacataaaagatttattaattttttctttttcgctttttcccctccccccatAATAGAACAAAGTCACATTTAATTGCAGAGCATACTACTACGAGGAGCAATATACATTTGTTACAAGTACAAACGAAATAGCGATAAGAATTTTCTAAGAGACGTTCATTTTTTCTAAACAATAACGCAACTGATGTCCACGTCGCATGTGTACAAGTGTGAAGGAAACGTGATgggaaaaagggaggaagatttttaaataatgcagatttttttatatactacaAGGTGGGACTATTATGCTGTCCTTTAGAAAAGTTCTAAAGGGAAAAGATAAACACAATTGTATTATcaatgtatacatgtattcaTTTTGCAAACATCCAAATGTGACATAACAttaaaacagaacaaaaatatacaaaacgCATGTTATATATTGCATAAATtcatcgattatatattacagTCTTTTCCTCTTTAGCCTGTTCCACTAAGCAGACATCTACATATGTGTCATAATATTTTGCTAACTTTGTTATTAAACAATCTGTTTAATTTTGTACCACCTACTAGTAGAAGGGATGCAATGCATGTGGATGAATGCCGTACCAATCAAGTTGGTATTAAATCTCACAGAATAGGCCAGTTGAATGCGCAGCACTCTAATAAACTATTAGTCATGTGTATGAAGTTGACAAGAGAGTCAACAAAATTCATAACAATGCTCCAATGAGTTATGATTTTTGATtgttgtacattttttttatatcttccgagacaatatatatgagatatgATCTTCACAAACGCATTCGTAATCTTTTTTGACATagtttatatttaagaaaaagaaacttttaaccaggattaaaaataaagtaatctCAAAAAATAATGCAAATGGAAACTCACATTGTTAGATATTCCATTTTTAGTAATACTTAATGTTCATATTGTaactaaattcttttttttccctttttttttcttttctctttttttttttttttttttttttttttcttttctttttttcttaatttcagTGATTACAAATATAAGATTTAAAGCAGCCTTCGTAAAAGATATGTGAAAGGaatgatcgatattaataaacaaataataaatagattaaaatgaattcattttataGAATGTATCAAAATATTCTCTACAGTATAATTTGGttaaattggaaaaataatattaattccaaTGCATATAACACATAAAAAGATGTTACTATACAGTATAAATTTAGAACTTATACTTATTGGTATAATTGAAAATCtactaaaaaataattcccTGATTATGTATCTTTCATGTGCGACATATCGTTATAAAACTGTGACCCCCATATTTCTGACAGCTTTCAtttaaaacacacacacacacacacacacacacacatatatatatatacatgtgtgtgtgtgtatatatatatgtatataaatatgatggTTAAAAGTATGcacgaaattaaaaacaaagcaatcgcgatattatattaagaacATTAACATactagaataaaaaaagttatcgCCTTGTATACGTTTGGATTTCTGCTAGTGCATTCTGAGAAGTTgtttgatttcttctttctcggcGGCATTCAAATAACTTGTCCCATCGGGAGTTAATCCATCCGGTCTAGCacctttttctaataataacttAACGCAATGAGTATGGCCTTCCCAAATTGCAGCCAGTAATGTTGTTATACCATGCTTATCTGTAGCCTGAAAAATTATCATCaacattagatttatttaatcgtttaaatatatttctctactGCAGTATGACGTTTTAAGAAGTTTTGAGAGGATTAAGTTTAATAACTTACATTAGCATCCGCACCCTTCTCTAAAAGATATCTAACTACATCATATTGTCCATAATCTGCAGCATAATGTAATGGTGTTCTTCCATCTATCATTTGATTTACATCGATATTCTGTTGGGtaaacacatatgtatatatgcgtgcgtgcgtgcgcgtgtctgtgtgtgtgtgtgtatgtgttgtgtgtgcgagcgcgcgcgcgcgtgtgtgtgatGTGTATACACGCAAATAagatgaaaagtaaaattttagaTGAAGCAAAAGGTAGcaggaaatatatttcaatggaatgatatactttataacatataaaaaatgtagaatatattaaaataaaatatatgtagcaTCATTATCGATGCTACACTTTTAAtcttaaaagataattacaaAGCAAAATTGGTCGGCAGCTGTTATTTAAGCGATTAGCAAATTGCTGCATCATGTGAACGATGCACTGATTACTGATTAGTTAAATAAAGcgataaagaagagagaaaagaagggaaaaaaaaaaaaaaaagaaaaaaaaaaaaaaaaaaaaaaaaaaaaaaattggtcgTTGTAATATATAGCGTGCAAagttataatttgtaaaaatgattaaagtcTACGAAAGAAGATGTCATATTTGCCTTATTCTCAACGATATCCCGAACTTGCTCGAGATCACCATTTTTTATTCCCCAAACGAGTTCGCtcatttttttcgtaaatctATTGAAACAAACTCTTGTTGTCAAGCAATAGACGTAtccaatataaaattgtaaccGCTTGTATGAATTACGTGACGGATCTTACATCCATCAGATTTGGTTAAGCACTCGAACGAAAGAATAGACCGAACGTGATGTCAGgatgtaaaaaaattgtatgcGGTAAGCTTATAAAAAGCGTGGCGGCGTTAGCGCTCCATTCTACTGATACGGCAAATACACGCGTTGGGCGCGATAAATTGAAAGTTCCAATGAAACGTTaccgctaataataataatatatctctataatataaacgaaaatcaataaaaaatgtaatacgaTATATCTCGATGCGAGGAATACGATAAATATCTCTCGATATGTTTATAAATcgtatgatataataaataatttcgtatgGATGTAGTTTTGAAATTCGACTACCAGGGAGCGCATAGATGGTAAGGGAACGTGGGCGCACCTATTAAACGAACGAGAGGCGTTATTCGAAGCCCTTGCTTTCCTACCTTTTTTACGAGTTTGGCTCCCCTGATCATAATTCACAACAGTAGTGGTGCCGGTTGTATTATAGGTTAAATTTGTGTGATTTTGTGTGACTTACTATTAGCTTTACTTAGAATTGTGAAAATGGACAATCGGATTACGATATGTGACCCGGATGAGGAAGAAATagacaatgaaatatttcgagataTCGAGCCAGTCAAGTGGATTAACGATGATCCAAATTATGGCTTGGATGAAATCAACATGTTCTTCCATAGGGTGGATTCAGATCAGATCATAtatgaggagaaaaagaaaaaatgtaaatttatcgGTAAATATGTTATGGGGGATGTACTTGGTGAAGGTAGTTATGGTAAGGTGAAAGAAGTACTGGATTCAGAAACTCTGTGTCGAAGAGCTGTTAAgattctaaaaaagaaaaagcaccTTAAACTCCCAAATGGAGAAATTCAACGGTATGCTATATTAGCATGTAATAATATGAGTATAtggatatatgtgtataaacgTTGGTGCGCac is a genomic window containing:
- the LOC124947076 gene encoding myotrophin; protein product: MSELVWGIKNGDLEQVRDIVENKNIDVNQMIDGRTPLHYAADYGQYDVVRYLLEKGADANATDKHGITTLLAAIWEGHTHCVKLLLEKGARPDGLTPDGTSYLNAAEKEEIKQLLRMH